In Rahnella aquatilis CIP 78.65 = ATCC 33071, one DNA window encodes the following:
- the actP gene encoding cation/acetate symporter ActP produces MLSLAFPFSLFAAEGIAGEVNRQPLNIEAIVMFVLFVGATLYITYWAAKRTRSRQDYYTAGGRITGLQNGLAIAGDFMSAASFLGISALVYTSGYDGLIYSIGFLIGWPIILFLIAERLRNLGKYTFADVASYRLKQKPIRLLSACGSLVVVALYLIAQMVGAGKLIQLLFGLNYHVAVILVGILMVLYVLFGGMLATTWVQIIKAILLLAGATFMAIMVMRSVGFNFNTLFTQAVAVHSKGIAIMSPGGLVSDPISALSLGLALMFGTAGLPHILMRFFTVNDAKEARKSVFYATGFIGYFYILTFIIGFGAIVLVSSNPAFKDASGILLGGNNMAAVHLADAVGGSFFLGFISAVAFATILAVVAGLTLAGASAVSHDLYASVIKDGKATERDELRVSKITVILLGIVAIALGILFEKQNIAFMVGLAFSIAASCNFPIILLSMYWSKLTTRGAMVGGWLGLLTAVILMILGPTIWVQILGHAKPIYPYEYPALFSMIVAFVGTWFFSITDNSLEGQKERERFYPQFVRSQTGIGISQSSNH; encoded by the coding sequence ATGTTATCCCTCGCCTTCCCGTTCAGTTTGTTTGCTGCGGAAGGCATCGCCGGGGAAGTCAATCGTCAGCCTCTTAACATTGAAGCTATCGTAATGTTCGTGCTGTTTGTTGGCGCGACCTTATATATCACCTATTGGGCAGCAAAGCGTACCCGCTCCCGCCAGGACTACTACACCGCTGGCGGCCGTATTACAGGCCTGCAAAACGGTCTGGCAATTGCCGGCGATTTCATGTCTGCCGCTTCTTTCCTGGGTATCTCCGCACTGGTTTATACATCCGGTTATGACGGCCTGATTTATTCCATCGGTTTCCTGATCGGCTGGCCAATCATTTTGTTCCTGATTGCCGAACGCCTGCGTAATTTGGGGAAATATACCTTCGCAGATGTCGCATCGTACCGGTTGAAACAAAAACCAATCCGGCTGCTTTCAGCCTGCGGTTCACTGGTGGTCGTCGCACTTTATCTGATCGCACAAATGGTCGGTGCCGGTAAGTTAATCCAGCTATTGTTTGGGCTTAACTATCATGTCGCAGTGATCCTGGTTGGGATCCTGATGGTGCTCTACGTGTTGTTTGGCGGGATGCTGGCAACGACCTGGGTGCAAATCATCAAAGCTATACTGCTGCTGGCTGGCGCGACATTCATGGCGATTATGGTCATGAGATCCGTCGGCTTCAACTTCAATACACTCTTTACTCAGGCCGTTGCAGTGCATTCTAAAGGGATTGCGATCATGAGCCCGGGAGGATTAGTTTCAGACCCAATATCAGCGCTTTCTCTGGGACTCGCACTGATGTTCGGTACAGCAGGTTTACCGCATATCCTGATGCGTTTCTTCACCGTTAATGATGCCAAAGAAGCCCGAAAAAGCGTGTTCTACGCCACCGGCTTTATTGGCTACTTCTACATTTTGACCTTCATTATCGGTTTCGGTGCTATCGTTCTTGTCAGCTCAAACCCGGCGTTTAAAGATGCCAGCGGCATCTTACTCGGCGGTAATAATATGGCCGCTGTGCATTTAGCGGATGCAGTTGGTGGGAGCTTCTTCCTCGGTTTTATCTCTGCCGTGGCTTTCGCAACAATCTTAGCAGTTGTTGCTGGCCTAACGTTGGCAGGAGCTTCAGCGGTATCTCACGATCTGTATGCCAGCGTCATCAAAGACGGCAAAGCGACAGAACGAGATGAGTTAAGGGTTTCAAAGATCACCGTTATCCTCCTTGGTATCGTTGCCATCGCGTTGGGTATTCTTTTTGAAAAACAGAATATTGCCTTCATGGTAGGATTAGCGTTCTCCATTGCTGCCAGCTGCAATTTCCCCATCATTCTGCTCTCGATGTACTGGTCTAAACTGACAACGCGCGGGGCAATGGTAGGTGGGTGGCTCGGATTGCTTACAGCAGTCATATTAATGATCCTCGGGCCAACTATCTGGGTCCAGATCTTAGGGCATGCCAAGCCGATATATCCTTACGAATACCCTGCGCTGTTCTCAATGATTGTTGCTTTTGTGGGCACCTGGTTCTTCTCGATTACAGACAACTCACTTGAAGGACAGAAAGAAAGGGAACGCTTCTATCCTCAGTTTGTACGGTCACAAACAGGGATCGGGATTTCCCAAAGCTCAAATCACTGA
- a CDS encoding DUF485 domain-containing protein — protein sequence MNDLIYQRVVSNPRFRELVQKRSRFAWLLSGITLVLYVAFILLIAFVPQWLGTPLYDGATITRGIPVGVGLIVISFVLTGIYVVRANGEFDRLTADIIREVKP from the coding sequence ATGAATGATCTCATTTATCAGAGAGTTGTAAGTAATCCGCGCTTCAGGGAACTGGTGCAAAAACGCAGTCGTTTTGCCTGGCTGCTGTCAGGCATCACGCTGGTTCTGTATGTCGCTTTCATTTTACTGATTGCGTTCGTTCCGCAGTGGCTGGGAACACCTCTTTATGACGGAGCCACCATTACCCGCGGTATTCCCGTGGGCGTGGGGCTGATCGTTATTTCATTCGTGCTGACAGGGATTTATGTCGTTCGTGCAAATGGCGAATTTGACCGCCTGACGGCAGATATTATCCGCGAGGTGAAGCCATGA
- the acs gene encoding acetate--CoA ligase: MSHVYKHPIPASVAERTLITPEKYQQYYQQSVEDPDAFWGEQAKVLDWIKPFTKVKNTSFAPGNVDIRWFEDGTLNLAANCLDRHLTDKGDQTALVWEGDDPKAENKYVTYKQLHHDVCQFANVLKGLGVKKGDVVAIYMPMVPEAAVAMLACARIGAVHSVIFAGFSPEAVAGRIVDSNAKLVITADEGLRAGRTIPLKQNVDDALKNPAVTSITHSIIFKRTGKQGEWKEGRDIWWHDAIEGVSADCPPEEMKAEDPLFILYTSGSTGKPKGVLHTTGGYLVYAALTFKYTFDYHDGDIYWCTADVGWVTGHSYLLYGPLACGAISLMFEGVPNYPTPARMAQVIDKHKVNILYTAPTAIRALMAEGDKAIEGTSRASLRIMGSVGEPINPEAWEWYYKTIGNSQCPIVDTWWQTETGGFMITPLPGATELKAGSATRPFFGVQPALVDNEGVPQEGACEGNLVITDSWPGQARTLFGDHERFEQTYFSTFKNMYFSGDGARRDEDGYYWITGRVDDVLNISGHRLGTAEIESALVSHPKIAEAAVVGIPHNIKGQAIYAYITLNHGEEPSPELYTEVRNWVRKEIGSIATPDILHWTDSLPKTRSGKIMRRILRKIAAGDTSNLGDTSTLADPGVVDKLLEEKQSMKVPS; this comes from the coding sequence ATGAGCCATGTTTATAAGCACCCTATTCCTGCCTCGGTGGCAGAACGAACCCTGATCACACCTGAGAAATATCAGCAGTATTATCAACAGTCTGTCGAAGATCCTGACGCATTTTGGGGTGAACAGGCCAAAGTGCTCGACTGGATTAAACCTTTCACAAAAGTGAAAAACACTTCATTTGCGCCGGGGAATGTCGATATTCGCTGGTTTGAGGATGGCACTCTGAATCTTGCGGCCAACTGTTTGGATCGTCATTTAACTGACAAAGGCGATCAGACCGCGCTGGTTTGGGAAGGCGATGACCCGAAAGCTGAAAATAAATACGTCACCTACAAACAACTTCATCATGATGTTTGTCAGTTCGCCAATGTCTTAAAAGGTTTGGGCGTTAAAAAAGGGGATGTTGTCGCCATTTACATGCCCATGGTGCCGGAAGCGGCTGTCGCGATGCTGGCCTGTGCCCGTATCGGCGCAGTACATTCCGTTATCTTCGCCGGTTTCTCCCCGGAAGCTGTGGCCGGTCGCATTGTCGATTCCAATGCCAAACTGGTGATTACCGCCGACGAAGGGCTGCGTGCCGGGCGTACCATTCCGCTGAAACAAAATGTGGATGATGCGCTGAAAAACCCGGCGGTCACCAGCATCACGCATTCCATCATTTTCAAACGCACTGGCAAACAAGGGGAATGGAAAGAGGGCCGTGACATCTGGTGGCATGATGCGATTGAAGGGGTTTCTGCAGATTGCCCGCCCGAAGAAATGAAAGCAGAAGATCCGCTTTTTATCCTTTATACCTCAGGCTCCACGGGTAAACCGAAAGGTGTATTGCATACCACGGGCGGTTATCTGGTCTACGCGGCCCTGACGTTCAAATATACCTTTGACTACCATGATGGCGATATCTACTGGTGCACGGCCGATGTTGGCTGGGTAACGGGCCATAGCTATTTGCTCTACGGCCCGCTGGCATGCGGAGCCATCAGCCTGATGTTTGAGGGTGTGCCAAATTATCCGACACCAGCCCGTATGGCACAGGTTATTGATAAGCATAAGGTGAATATCCTGTATACCGCGCCTACGGCGATCCGCGCACTGATGGCTGAAGGGGATAAAGCTATTGAAGGCACCAGCCGTGCGTCACTGCGGATCATGGGGTCGGTTGGCGAACCGATTAACCCGGAAGCCTGGGAGTGGTACTACAAAACTATCGGTAACAGCCAATGCCCGATCGTCGACACCTGGTGGCAAACAGAAACCGGCGGTTTCATGATAACCCCGCTGCCGGGTGCCACTGAGCTCAAAGCAGGGTCGGCAACACGTCCGTTCTTCGGTGTTCAGCCTGCTCTGGTAGATAACGAAGGCGTTCCTCAGGAAGGCGCATGTGAAGGCAATCTGGTGATCACCGATTCATGGCCAGGTCAGGCACGTACTCTGTTTGGCGATCATGAACGTTTCGAGCAGACCTATTTCTCTACGTTTAAAAATATGTACTTTAGCGGTGACGGTGCCCGTCGTGATGAAGACGGTTATTACTGGATTACCGGCCGCGTTGATGACGTGCTCAATATTTCCGGGCATCGTCTTGGGACGGCTGAAATTGAATCAGCATTAGTTTCTCACCCCAAAATTGCAGAAGCCGCCGTTGTGGGGATTCCGCATAACATTAAAGGTCAGGCTATTTACGCCTACATCACATTGAATCACGGCGAAGAACCGTCACCGGAACTCTATACCGAAGTACGCAACTGGGTGCGTAAAGAGATAGGGTCCATTGCCACGCCTGACATTCTTCACTGGACAGATTCGTTGCCAAAAACCCGTTCCGGCAAAATTATGCGTCGCATTCTGCGCAAAATTGCAGCCGGCGACACAAGCAATCTGGGAGATACCTCTACGCTGGCGGATCCGGGCGTAGTCGATAAATTGCTGGAAGAAAAACAATCAATGAAAGTGCCGTCGTAA
- a CDS encoding fimbrial protein, with amino-acid sequence MFNAKKKTLIIALSAFISASAFADDTTPPTGADQGSGRIHFTGTVINAPCSIAAGDEDINVNMGQVANKVLESGNKYSQNVNYTIHLQDCDLTAQTAGTVEYPAMSKVAVSFAGTPDSSAAELLANTGSAKGAGIRLIDANGDLLKVGDTSKDINLVTGNNELVFAARVEANSQPVSTGTIVSQATYALNYK; translated from the coding sequence ATGTTTAACGCCAAAAAAAAGACACTGATTATTGCTTTATCTGCCTTTATTTCTGCATCGGCTTTTGCGGATGATACAACTCCTCCGACAGGAGCCGATCAGGGTTCAGGCCGTATTCATTTCACCGGGACGGTGATTAATGCACCTTGCTCAATTGCGGCGGGTGATGAAGACATTAATGTAAACATGGGGCAGGTCGCGAATAAGGTGCTCGAAAGCGGCAATAAATACTCTCAGAACGTGAACTACACCATTCATTTACAAGACTGCGATCTGACCGCACAGACTGCGGGCACTGTTGAATATCCGGCGATGTCCAAAGTCGCCGTTTCTTTTGCCGGTACGCCTGACAGCAGTGCCGCAGAACTGCTGGCCAACACCGGCAGCGCGAAAGGCGCAGGCATCCGCCTGATTGACGCCAACGGCGATCTGCTCAAAGTGGGTGACACTTCCAAAGATATCAATCTGGTCACTGGCAATAATGAGCTGGTATTCGCCGCACGCGTGGAAGCCAACTCTCAGCCTGTATCAACCGGTACTATCGTTTCTCAGGCGACTTACGCCCTGAACTATAAATAA
- a CDS encoding fimbria/pilus outer membrane usher protein, whose translation MSLAMNRTSAEIKNALWFIFLLSGCFISVRSFAVEFNVNFIDSADRNNVDLSRFQVADYIAPGEYLLDVVLNGRTLGEQSVIHYIPTADKKNSRLCLPPALVDKFDLTKDAREKLTLWHHGECTSLDQQQEVTARYDQAKQTLNISIPQAWLIFHDQNWVPPSQWDDGVNGALLDYNLLGSKYMPQSGDSTTSFSSYGTTGFNVGAWRARADYQYSSSRTSGMPASDKFTWTQTYLYRALPSVGARLTGGQTYFSSDIFDSFRFLGVSLNSDQRMLPPSLRGYAPQVTGIAKTNAKVSISQNGRVIYQTNVSPGPFVVQDLTEAVQGALDVKIEEENGSVTTYQVTTATIPFLTRKGQVRFKTAMGKPTTGSSNHVLQPGFYSGEMSWGALNDFSLYGGLITTTGNYQAQAIGVGQNLQKLGAVSFDVTRSSATVPVAGKQTGLSYRANYSKRFDSTGSQITFAGYRFSEKTFMSFSQYLDKVNGDGYSRDDKQTYTVTANQYLPWPAITLYLSATHKVYWNESASNNYSVSVSKIFDIGRFTGISATFSASKLNYRDTDENQMFLSLSLPLSSGQQISYDAQQDSQSGFSQTASYYNSQDPNNSWRVGAGGSSPDLQKGNGVFRANYQHMSPYGQLGANGSVKNNDYRSVNANWYGSFTATAAGAALHQSSAGSEPRMMVSTGVKGIPISDGASVTNDYGIAVVNGVSSYQTSDIRVDVNNLPDDVEVYSSVVSKTLTEGAIGFRKIRAIKGERLMAVIRLADGSHPPLGAAVTDNSSGFEAGLIGDGGLAYLAGVSGEKSLTVRWGDGQQCQIQVPPQPVTYSGQVLLPCT comes from the coding sequence ATGTCGTTAGCGATGAATAGAACATCGGCTGAAATAAAAAATGCTCTATGGTTTATTTTCCTTCTGTCGGGATGCTTTATTTCAGTCAGAAGCTTCGCAGTGGAATTTAACGTTAACTTCATTGATTCTGCCGATCGCAATAACGTCGATCTGTCACGATTTCAGGTGGCCGATTATATCGCGCCCGGCGAATACCTGCTGGATGTGGTGCTCAATGGCCGTACGCTCGGCGAACAGAGCGTGATTCACTATATTCCCACTGCAGATAAAAAAAACAGCCGCCTGTGTTTACCGCCCGCACTGGTTGATAAATTCGATCTCACCAAAGACGCACGCGAAAAGCTGACTCTGTGGCATCACGGCGAATGCACGTCTCTCGATCAGCAGCAGGAAGTCACTGCACGTTACGATCAGGCAAAACAAACGCTGAACATCAGCATTCCGCAGGCCTGGCTAATCTTTCACGACCAAAACTGGGTGCCACCTTCGCAGTGGGACGATGGCGTCAACGGCGCATTGCTCGATTACAATCTGCTCGGCAGCAAATACATGCCGCAGTCCGGCGACAGCACCACCAGTTTCAGCAGTTATGGCACCACCGGTTTTAACGTCGGGGCGTGGCGCGCCCGTGCCGATTATCAGTATTCTTCGTCGCGCACATCGGGCATGCCAGCCAGTGACAAATTCACCTGGACGCAGACCTATTTGTACCGCGCGCTGCCTTCTGTTGGCGCACGTCTGACTGGCGGGCAGACTTATTTCAGCTCCGATATTTTCGATTCATTTCGCTTTCTCGGCGTCTCGCTGAACAGCGATCAGCGCATGTTGCCGCCGTCACTGCGCGGGTATGCGCCGCAGGTCACCGGCATCGCCAAAACTAACGCTAAAGTGAGCATCAGTCAGAACGGACGGGTGATTTATCAGACCAATGTGTCACCGGGTCCCTTTGTGGTTCAGGATCTGACCGAAGCGGTACAGGGTGCGCTGGACGTCAAAATCGAAGAAGAAAATGGCAGCGTGACGACTTATCAGGTGACCACCGCAACCATTCCGTTTCTGACCCGAAAAGGCCAGGTACGTTTCAAAACCGCCATGGGTAAACCGACCACCGGTAGCAGCAATCACGTCTTGCAGCCGGGTTTTTACAGCGGGGAAATGTCCTGGGGGGCGCTGAATGATTTCTCGCTTTACGGCGGTCTGATCACCACCACCGGTAACTATCAGGCGCAGGCCATCGGCGTCGGGCAAAACCTGCAAAAACTCGGTGCCGTATCTTTTGATGTCACGCGCTCCTCGGCGACCGTGCCGGTGGCAGGGAAACAAACCGGACTGAGTTACCGCGCCAACTATTCCAAGCGGTTTGACTCGACCGGCAGTCAGATTACGTTTGCCGGATACCGCTTCTCGGAAAAAACGTTTATGTCGTTCAGCCAGTATCTCGACAAGGTGAATGGTGACGGCTATTCCCGCGATGATAAACAAACTTACACCGTGACAGCCAATCAGTATCTGCCATGGCCCGCAATTACGCTTTATCTCTCGGCGACGCACAAGGTCTACTGGAATGAGAGTGCGAGTAATAATTACAGCGTATCGGTCAGCAAGATTTTTGATATCGGCCGCTTTACCGGCATCTCAGCCACCTTTTCCGCCAGCAAGCTGAATTACCGTGATACCGATGAGAACCAGATGTTTCTGTCGCTCAGTTTGCCCCTGTCGTCAGGGCAGCAAATCAGTTACGACGCCCAGCAGGATTCGCAAAGTGGTTTCTCGCAAACGGCGTCGTATTACAACAGCCAGGATCCGAACAATAGCTGGCGTGTGGGTGCGGGCGGGAGCAGCCCGGATCTGCAAAAAGGCAACGGCGTGTTCCGCGCCAACTACCAGCACATGTCGCCGTACGGTCAGCTTGGCGCGAACGGCAGCGTGAAAAATAACGATTACCGCTCGGTGAACGCCAACTGGTACGGCTCGTTTACCGCAACGGCGGCGGGTGCAGCATTGCATCAGAGCAGCGCCGGCAGCGAGCCACGCATGATGGTATCAACCGGCGTGAAAGGCATTCCGATCAGCGATGGCGCGTCAGTGACCAATGATTACGGCATTGCCGTGGTGAACGGCGTATCCAGCTACCAGACCTCCGATATCCGCGTTGATGTGAATAATTTGCCGGACGACGTGGAAGTTTACAGCTCGGTGGTCAGCAAAACCCTGACGGAAGGTGCAATAGGCTTTCGCAAAATCCGCGCCATTAAGGGCGAACGCCTGATGGCGGTAATACGTCTCGCCGATGGCAGCCACCCGCCGCTGGGCGCTGCCGTTACGGACAACAGTTCCGGGTTTGAGGCGGGCCTGATTGGCGACGGTGGTCTGGCGTATCTGGCCGGAGTCTCCGGTGAGAAATCCCTTACCGTCCGCTGGGGAGACGGACAGCAATGTCAGATCCAGGTGCCACCGCAGCCCGTGACATATTCAGGGCAGGTATTGCTGCCTTGCACCTAA
- a CDS encoding molecular chaperone, translating to MTGAAYPACAAVNLDRTRIIYNASDKSVSVMLENQSKDLPYLAQVWLENAKGEKITSPLVALPPMQRIDAGQKSQIRILQLPETAGLPKDRESLFYFNVREVPPKSDMANVMQVAIQSRVKLFFRPAEIRSLVKGNWQEQLQVIRLSDGLKLTNPTPFYITVGYLGKDNKGNIPGFDSVMLAPFATENLSGRQYVSQQYSLGYMDDYGGLQVNEYHCQTQQCQRISKDAKR from the coding sequence ATGACGGGCGCGGCTTATCCGGCTTGTGCCGCAGTCAACCTTGACCGGACGCGCATCATTTATAACGCCAGTGATAAATCCGTCAGCGTGATGCTGGAAAACCAGAGCAAAGATTTACCGTATCTGGCGCAGGTCTGGCTGGAGAACGCGAAGGGCGAAAAAATCACCTCTCCGCTGGTGGCGTTGCCGCCGATGCAGCGCATTGATGCAGGTCAGAAAAGCCAGATCCGCATCCTGCAATTACCCGAAACCGCTGGTCTGCCGAAAGATCGCGAATCGCTGTTTTATTTTAACGTGCGTGAAGTGCCACCAAAGAGTGACATGGCGAACGTGATGCAGGTGGCGATCCAAAGTCGGGTGAAGCTATTTTTCCGTCCGGCGGAAATCAGGAGTCTGGTGAAAGGCAACTGGCAGGAGCAACTGCAGGTTATCCGTCTCAGTGACGGATTGAAACTGACCAATCCGACGCCCTTTTACATCACCGTCGGTTATTTGGGTAAAGATAACAAAGGCAATATTCCTGGTTTTGACAGTGTGATGCTGGCTCCGTTTGCTACCGAAAACCTCAGCGGCAGACAGTATGTTAGCCAGCAATACAGCCTGGGCTACATGGATGATTACGGCGGTTTGCAGGTGAACGAGTACCACTGTCAGACACAACAATGTCAGCGCATCAGCAAAGATGCGAAACGCTAA
- a CDS encoding fimbrial protein, protein MAGIHRFQAGRMAFLLLLLFFCRSALALDCVEKGTGIVDKPAIPVGQLAIPANVPAGTKVWESNDINVTAYCDNVLGSIIDVVHFYFNPKSQSIGEGLLLGVSYNGQDLEQNEQRLSTNSTPIKKGQNVTVNVTFRLYIKVSGNAPSSGHYQGTDQFTVFQLDGSRGINKTPGAKNLKYNLSGLQGIRFLACGSDLKVYPESQIVDFGAIQSTTLSRSSGISLPFAIKAVKQGCLDNFSLQAEFSTASPLLDDTAIDLSNGAKLMLYNDQNKAITFNRYDDFAELNNVNEVTKNFTAKLSAIPGKTLSLGRFDASVIVKINYY, encoded by the coding sequence ATGGCTGGTATTCACAGATTTCAGGCGGGCCGGATGGCGTTTCTCCTGCTGCTGCTGTTTTTTTGCCGCAGCGCACTGGCGCTCGATTGTGTCGAAAAAGGTACCGGTATTGTGGACAAACCGGCCATTCCCGTCGGGCAACTGGCGATCCCGGCGAACGTGCCAGCCGGCACGAAAGTCTGGGAATCAAACGATATCAATGTCACGGCCTATTGCGACAACGTGCTGGGTTCAATCATTGACGTGGTGCACTTCTATTTTAATCCTAAATCCCAGTCGATTGGCGAGGGGCTGCTGCTGGGCGTCAGTTACAACGGGCAGGATCTGGAGCAGAACGAACAGCGTCTGAGTACCAACAGTACGCCGATCAAAAAAGGGCAGAATGTGACGGTGAATGTCACATTCCGCCTGTATATCAAAGTCAGTGGAAATGCGCCTTCCAGCGGCCATTATCAGGGTACCGACCAGTTTACGGTTTTCCAGCTCGATGGAAGCCGGGGTATTAACAAAACGCCGGGCGCAAAAAACCTTAAATACAATCTCTCAGGGTTACAGGGGATCCGCTTTCTGGCCTGCGGCTCTGATTTGAAAGTCTATCCTGAGTCTCAGATTGTCGATTTTGGGGCGATTCAAAGTACCACGTTGTCCCGGTCGTCCGGCATTTCACTGCCGTTTGCCATTAAAGCGGTAAAACAAGGCTGCCTTGATAACTTCTCGTTACAGGCGGAATTTTCCACCGCCAGCCCGCTGCTGGACGACACGGCGATTGACCTGTCCAACGGCGCGAAGCTGATGCTCTATAACGACCAGAATAAAGCCATCACTTTCAACCGTTATGATGACTTTGCTGAGCTGAACAATGTGAATGAAGTGACCAAAAACTTTACGGCGAAACTGAGTGCGATCCCGGGGAAAACGCTTTCTCTCGGGCGGTTTGATGCGTCCGTGATCGTCAAGATCAACTACTACTGA
- a CDS encoding helix-turn-helix domain-containing protein, translating to MLRTAKLRAQALEEPVYKAQAPELIAETHIHALLQTLREDAGLSKTELARRLGVTPPAITRLEKRPAQASFCTLSRYAQACGFRLYLCYK from the coding sequence ATGCTTAGAACGGCAAAATTGCGGGCGCAGGCGCTTGAGGAACCGGTTTATAAGGCCCAGGCTCCGGAGCTGATCGCAGAGACTCACATTCATGCCCTGCTGCAAACTCTGCGCGAAGATGCAGGGCTGAGTAAGACAGAACTGGCCAGACGGCTGGGCGTTACACCACCGGCCATTACCCGCCTTGAAAAGCGGCCGGCTCAGGCCAGTTTTTGTACCCTGTCTCGTTACGCACAGGCCTGCGGGTTTCGTCTTTACCTCTGCTATAAATAA
- a CDS encoding FidL-like protein produces MISDRKRIFQGWKIIVLPLIPTVFILLFILHGFSVKKDRAVFPVNIPCRGNMIVEARYDNQSAKLVSTLYFSFLDNHKILVSLSGTGYLYDEKGNITQRKTLLRNIYYDYIHESTHSSTYSLTSSQINIDSVDNMDWQISSLLLLNSFFLTGHTDTLALKKYDDNTLLIESNQSPVALCVFKKIF; encoded by the coding sequence ATGATCAGTGATAGAAAACGTATTTTTCAGGGATGGAAGATCATTGTCCTTCCATTAATTCCGACTGTATTTATATTGCTCTTTATTCTGCATGGCTTTTCCGTCAAAAAGGACAGGGCGGTATTCCCTGTTAACATTCCATGCCGTGGAAATATGATTGTAGAAGCACGATATGATAATCAAAGCGCAAAATTGGTGAGCACACTCTATTTCAGTTTTCTTGACAACCACAAGATTTTAGTTTCACTCAGTGGAACGGGATATTTGTATGACGAAAAAGGGAATATTACGCAACGAAAAACATTGCTGAGAAATATTTATTATGACTATATTCACGAAAGTACTCACTCCAGTACCTATTCGCTCACCAGCAGTCAGATAAATATCGACAGTGTAGACAATATGGACTGGCAGATTTCGTCTCTTCTGCTGCTGAACAGTTTTTTTCTGACCGGCCATACTGACACACTGGCGCTGAAGAAATACGACGACAATACCTTGTTGATTGAAAGCAACCAGTCTCCGGTTGCGTTGTGCGTGTTCAAAAAAATCTTTTGA
- a CDS encoding winged helix-turn-helix domain-containing protein, translating into MNYLIENQILFNPEDNTISLPGDSENKIAISNPARRILLLLIEKKGIVVEREIFFKKVWDDYGLTASNNNLNHCISKLRKVMVTLGYPNEFIVTVPKVGFTIRKHIIIEPYFTHEISEKKIQIHNVQVSKTPENRLTETEQKEETIRPTVIPVQLKTQSENRTNRFRHGFMISLLVTMALTIWAFFIVYHDLQDPKTQLKIARLGACDLYSTAPVVLSRQRDFIELAETFLQKNNITCKPGDIFIFQSERFTSPVNTGSVRDFMAQCLTDDNDKANICISYYTNDRTTHDQ; encoded by the coding sequence ATGAATTATCTGATTGAAAATCAAATACTCTTCAACCCTGAAGATAACACAATTTCATTACCGGGTGATTCAGAAAACAAGATCGCCATTTCTAATCCTGCGCGCAGGATATTATTATTACTAATAGAGAAAAAGGGTATTGTTGTTGAGCGTGAAATATTTTTTAAAAAAGTTTGGGATGACTATGGACTGACTGCAAGTAATAATAATCTTAACCATTGCATCAGCAAATTACGCAAAGTGATGGTGACGTTAGGTTACCCGAACGAGTTTATCGTTACCGTACCTAAAGTCGGTTTTACTATCCGTAAACACATTATTATTGAACCTTACTTTACGCATGAAATTTCTGAGAAGAAAATTCAGATCCACAACGTGCAGGTCAGCAAAACGCCGGAAAACCGGCTGACTGAAACAGAGCAGAAGGAAGAAACTATCAGGCCGACGGTAATACCCGTTCAGCTAAAAACACAATCTGAAAACCGTACAAACAGGTTCCGGCACGGCTTTATGATCAGTCTGTTGGTGACGATGGCGCTAACCATATGGGCATTTTTCATTGTGTACCACGATTTACAGGATCCGAAAACGCAGCTGAAAATCGCCAGACTCGGTGCCTGTGATTTGTATTCGACCGCACCCGTAGTTTTGTCCCGTCAGCGCGATTTTATTGAACTGGCCGAGACCTTTCTGCAAAAAAATAATATCACCTGCAAACCGGGAGATATTTTCATATTCCAAAGTGAGCGTTTTACCTCGCCTGTCAATACCGGCTCAGTTCGTGATTTCATGGCGCAGTGCCTTACCGATGATAATGATAAAGCTAACATTTGCATAAGCTATTATACAAATGACAGGACTACGCATGATCAGTGA